One window of Phoenix dactylifera cultivar Barhee BC4 chromosome 5, palm_55x_up_171113_PBpolish2nd_filt_p, whole genome shotgun sequence genomic DNA carries:
- the LOC103695981 gene encoding short-chain dehydrogenase TIC 32, chloroplastic-like: MDCDRGHFLLTHLLVENMKKTSRNSDVEGRIVLVSSEAHNVTYQEGICLNKINDESGYNSYLAYGQSKLVNILHANELSRHFKALLVLFES, encoded by the exons ATGGATTGTGATAGAG GCCATTTTCTTCTAACACATCTTTTGGTGGAGAACATGAAAAAAACATCTCGTAATAGCGATGTTGAAGGAAGGATTGTTCTTGTTTCATCAGAGGCACACAATGTTACTTATCAGGAAGGAATTTGTTTAAATAAGATAAATGATGAGTCAGG GTACAACAGTTATCTTGCTTATGGGCAGTCAAAACTTGttaatattttgcatgctaatgAGCTTTCCAGACATTTCAAG GCCTTACTGGTGCTTTTTGAAAGTTAA